In Sporosarcina psychrophila, a genomic segment contains:
- the nadE gene encoding ammonia-dependent NAD(+) synthetase, with protein sequence MTLQDRIIAELKAQPIIEPKEEIRKSIDFMKEYVRENPFLNGFVLGISGGQDSTLVGKLAQLAVDELNDEEETKRFKFIAIRLPYGSQFDEEDCQDALEFIKPSLIYTINIKEAVDASERALTAGGVTLTDFAKGNEKARERMKVQYSVAAMHDCIVLGSDHAAEAITGFYTKFGDGGADLMPIYRLNKRQGKQLLKELGCPEHLYLKVPTADLEENRPAIPDEVALGVTYDDIDNYLEGKKLPEGSRTAIENHFLRSKHKRHMPITIFDDFWK encoded by the coding sequence TTGACATTACAAGATAGAATTATCGCTGAGTTAAAGGCGCAGCCAATCATTGAACCTAAAGAGGAAATTCGGAAATCGATTGACTTCATGAAAGAATATGTAAGGGAAAACCCATTTTTAAATGGTTTTGTTCTTGGAATTTCAGGTGGGCAAGACTCGACGCTTGTCGGGAAACTTGCTCAACTCGCTGTTGATGAATTAAATGATGAAGAGGAAACTAAGCGATTTAAATTCATTGCAATCCGGTTGCCTTATGGTTCTCAGTTTGACGAGGAGGATTGCCAGGATGCATTGGAATTCATTAAGCCGTCTCTAATCTACACGATTAACATAAAAGAAGCTGTCGATGCGAGTGAACGTGCATTGACTGCAGGTGGCGTTACGTTGACCGATTTTGCTAAAGGAAACGAAAAAGCACGGGAACGTATGAAGGTTCAATACTCAGTTGCGGCCATGCATGATTGTATTGTTCTCGGGAGTGATCATGCAGCGGAAGCCATTACCGGATTTTATACGAAATTCGGGGATGGCGGTGCAGACCTTATGCCGATCTACAGGCTGAACAAACGGCAAGGGAAACAACTACTTAAGGAACTTGGATGCCCTGAACATCTCTACTTGAAAGTTCCGACAGCGGATCTTGAAGAAAACAGACCGGCTATTCCTGATGAAGTAGCGCTTGGTGTCACCTATGACGATATCGATAATTATCTTGAAGGTAAAAAGTTGCCGGAGGGATCCCGTACAGCAATCGAGAATCATTTTCTCCGTTCAAAGCATAAACGGCATATGCCGATTACAATTTTTGATGATTTTTGGAAATGA
- a CDS encoding AAA family ATPase, producing the protein MTHKEMIEKVLTNIEKVMIGKRDIAELSVTALLARGHVLLEDVPGVGKTMMVKALAKSIGADFKRIQFTPDLLPSDVLGVSIYNPKEMEFEFRPGPIMGNIILADEINRTSPKTQSSLLEGMEESTVTIDGETMRIPQPFFVMATQNPIEYEGTYPLPEAQLDRFLFKLKMGYPTKMEEIEVLDRAEKAVPIDTLETVVSLEELIELQKAVTEVKVDNTIKSYIVECASQTRDNPYVYLGVSPRGSLALMKACQAYAMIKGRTYVTPDDVQYLSPFVFGHRMILRPEAKYEGISTSEIIERILMKVRVPVDKVQLK; encoded by the coding sequence ATGACACATAAAGAGATGATTGAAAAAGTCTTAACCAATATCGAAAAAGTGATGATTGGGAAAAGAGATATCGCCGAATTAAGTGTTACCGCACTTCTTGCCCGAGGGCATGTCCTACTTGAAGACGTGCCAGGTGTTGGAAAAACGATGATGGTAAAAGCATTGGCTAAGTCAATTGGGGCAGATTTTAAGCGAATTCAATTTACACCGGACTTACTTCCTTCCGATGTTCTAGGCGTTTCAATTTATAACCCTAAAGAAATGGAATTTGAATTTAGGCCAGGACCCATCATGGGGAATATTATTCTAGCCGATGAAATTAATAGGACTTCGCCAAAGACGCAATCCTCTCTATTGGAAGGGATGGAAGAGTCCACCGTGACGATAGATGGAGAAACGATGCGAATTCCGCAACCCTTTTTTGTCATGGCAACACAAAATCCGATTGAATATGAAGGTACATACCCGCTACCTGAAGCGCAACTTGACCGTTTTCTATTTAAACTGAAGATGGGTTATCCGACGAAAATGGAAGAGATTGAAGTACTTGATCGTGCGGAGAAGGCCGTTCCAATTGACACATTAGAAACCGTAGTATCACTTGAAGAATTAATCGAACTCCAAAAGGCTGTAACAGAAGTTAAAGTCGATAATACTATTAAGTCCTATATCGTAGAATGTGCTTCGCAGACGCGTGATAATCCCTATGTCTATTTAGGTGTAAGTCCCCGAGGATCTCTTGCGCTTATGAAGGCATGTCAGGCGTATGCGATGATAAAAGGGAGAACTTACGTTACACCGGATGATGTTCAGTACTTATCGCCATTCGTTTTTGGACATCGCATGATTTTACGCCCTGAAGCCAAGTATGAAGGGATTTCCACTTCGGAAATTATAGAACGAATTTTGATGAAAGTACGTGTACCTGTAGATAAGGTTCAGCTGAAATGA
- a CDS encoding DUF58 domain-containing protein, translated as MTTARKMIDISSRLLFVLFVLVSTFVFAMFQGGMVSWTIFYIILPFIIYSLLLFFYPMSKMTVERTIRTPHVQNGEKLIVSLSIKRKDRFPLLYTVVSEQWAEPEIVVLAGEKLKRLFVFGFRQEVEWEYEIEKIPRGEHILQGVKVEISDFFGWLRKTKFIEVENMILVYPKMTGIHYVPFNTQYDQGTMASPLNIVKDTTMATGVRNYQSGDRVTWIHWKSFARTQTLMTKEFEDRRSQELFIIMDGRESKMFEELVELTASILKEASNHQADLALMTTGPKPSLFPFIQSEEQLHMALVHLAKIKPANEASLADFGTTFQHGGSIVLITGNPDGPFIQSVLLSVDNVESIICMVVVKRDDPALQRIEEDIRLAKSKGITVHLLEQKQFSDAFKEAVRL; from the coding sequence ATGACAACTGCTAGGAAAATGATTGATATTTCGAGCCGGTTACTATTTGTTTTGTTCGTCTTGGTTTCTACATTTGTTTTTGCCATGTTCCAAGGCGGCATGGTCAGTTGGACTATTTTTTATATTATATTGCCTTTTATAATCTATTCTCTATTACTATTTTTCTATCCAATGTCGAAAATGACTGTGGAACGTACCATTCGGACACCTCATGTGCAAAATGGTGAGAAGTTGATTGTTTCTTTATCTATTAAACGTAAAGATCGATTTCCCTTACTTTATACCGTTGTAAGTGAACAGTGGGCAGAGCCCGAAATAGTTGTTTTGGCAGGTGAAAAGTTAAAACGCCTGTTTGTTTTTGGATTCCGTCAAGAAGTTGAGTGGGAATACGAAATCGAAAAAATACCCAGGGGTGAACATATACTTCAAGGGGTGAAAGTTGAGATTTCCGACTTTTTTGGATGGCTCCGAAAAACGAAATTTATTGAAGTAGAGAATATGATTCTAGTGTATCCCAAAATGACAGGTATTCATTATGTACCATTTAATACACAATATGACCAAGGTACGATGGCCTCGCCATTAAATATCGTCAAAGATACGACGATGGCAACGGGTGTACGCAATTACCAGTCAGGTGATCGGGTGACATGGATTCATTGGAAATCGTTTGCTAGAACGCAGACCTTGATGACAAAGGAGTTTGAAGATAGACGATCACAAGAGTTATTTATAATCATGGATGGCAGAGAGTCGAAAATGTTTGAGGAGCTAGTAGAACTTACTGCTTCAATATTGAAAGAAGCATCAAATCATCAGGCAGATCTTGCCTTGATGACGACGGGTCCTAAACCCTCCTTATTCCCATTTATACAGTCGGAAGAGCAACTTCATATGGCATTGGTTCACTTGGCAAAGATTAAGCCTGCGAATGAAGCATCATTAGCTGACTTTGGAACCACGTTTCAACACGGGGGCAGTATTGTATTGATCACGGGGAACCCCGATGGGCCTTTCATACAATCAGTCCTGCTAAGTGTGGACAACGTTGAATCTATCATTTGCATGGTCGTAGTGAAACGTGATGATCCAGCATTGCAAAGGATTGAAGAGGATATTAGACTTGCAAAATCGAAGGGAATTACCGTGCATTTATTAGAACAGAAGCAGTTTTCAGATGCTTTTAAAGAGGCGGTGCGATTATGA
- a CDS encoding DUF4129 domain-containing transglutaminase family protein — protein MTGARIDRQLLLILYILALILLREWLIPVIELTNSDHLTLFLLFVALSFFLALIKAKWWIVVPTKIIFIVVATHYVFFEKVLFTKETLVYVSGDFLSNAPIIMNGDWESITNPFRTVLFFALLWMTTYLIRHWIEVRKSILLFYIMTILFIAFIDTFGGYAAGGAIFRIMVTGLLLLGLLAITRLAEKHNTSVPTGAFLAISVPLLFAVVVSGTLANILPKQDPIWPDPLPYFESFVQGSGEGGVAKSGYDTNDSTLGGSFVQDSTLVIEAKVANEQYWKIETKNTYTSKGWEQVSVDDSQTSYTPGMEIGEIASQGNVDAAAQQLADLKVSEDFSFIVYPYGMNKVYATKDVVFQYLEGAGKYSTEIEGKEGVLDSYQVEFTEPDYSLKKLRATRMGDFSEVAEDLTQYLQLPEQLPERVEELAKNITENQESVYEKTKAIEKYFGRNGFVYTQQGVAIPKAGDDYVDQFLFDTKQGYCDNFSTSMVVMLRSIDIPARWVKGFAPGEFVLNDEGEKVYQITNNEAHSWVEAYMPGIGWMPYEPTIGFSSLTDIEYDIELNLDDTLTPEVKKPEQPKKEQAEKTVKADRNFKNSEIFKTMGTWIRNNMWIIGVIVLIVIFAGWRIFVSRVKWLPKVLVYVHRTKQEDWLTFTKRYNSLLKQLDRSGLKRATGMTLSDYATSVDNYFGGERMKMLTTAYEKGFYGGNITEHEWVVLREIWEDLINRSSG, from the coding sequence ATGACTGGAGCGCGAATTGATAGGCAACTGCTACTAATTCTTTATATACTGGCATTGATTCTTTTAAGGGAATGGCTAATTCCGGTTATTGAATTGACCAATTCAGATCATTTAACACTGTTTTTATTATTTGTGGCGCTATCATTTTTTTTGGCCTTAATTAAAGCAAAGTGGTGGATAGTCGTTCCTACAAAGATTATTTTCATTGTAGTAGCGACCCATTATGTATTTTTTGAAAAGGTACTATTTACAAAGGAAACACTAGTATATGTATCAGGTGACTTCCTTTCGAATGCCCCAATTATCATGAATGGTGACTGGGAAAGTATTACGAATCCATTTAGAACTGTGTTGTTTTTCGCGCTACTGTGGATGACGACCTATCTTATCCGTCATTGGATTGAAGTAAGGAAAAGTATTTTGCTATTTTATATCATGACTATTCTATTTATAGCGTTCATTGATACGTTCGGTGGATATGCTGCAGGTGGCGCTATTTTCCGAATTATGGTGACGGGGTTATTACTTCTTGGTTTACTTGCGATTACTAGGCTTGCGGAGAAGCACAACACATCAGTTCCAACAGGTGCATTCCTAGCGATATCCGTTCCACTTCTTTTCGCAGTTGTTGTGAGTGGAACGCTTGCCAACATTCTTCCGAAACAAGATCCCATCTGGCCAGATCCGCTACCTTATTTTGAGTCATTTGTGCAAGGGAGTGGGGAAGGTGGGGTGGCTAAAAGTGGATACGATACGAATGATTCCACATTGGGTGGTTCGTTTGTGCAGGATTCTACATTAGTCATTGAAGCAAAAGTGGCTAATGAACAATACTGGAAAATTGAAACGAAAAACACATACACCTCAAAAGGTTGGGAACAGGTATCTGTTGACGATTCCCAGACTAGTTATACTCCTGGTATGGAGATAGGGGAAATTGCGAGTCAAGGAAATGTGGACGCTGCAGCCCAACAACTTGCGGATTTGAAGGTGTCGGAAGACTTTTCTTTCATCGTTTATCCTTATGGGATGAATAAAGTATACGCAACAAAGGATGTTGTTTTTCAATACTTGGAAGGAGCAGGAAAGTACAGTACAGAAATCGAGGGCAAGGAAGGGGTCCTAGATTCGTATCAAGTCGAATTCACCGAGCCTGATTACAGCTTGAAAAAATTAAGGGCTACTAGGATGGGAGATTTTTCAGAGGTAGCTGAAGATTTAACTCAGTACCTACAACTTCCAGAGCAATTACCTGAACGGGTGGAGGAACTTGCAAAAAACATAACAGAAAATCAGGAAAGTGTTTACGAGAAGACGAAGGCAATCGAAAAGTACTTTGGAAGAAATGGCTTTGTTTATACTCAGCAAGGTGTCGCTATTCCAAAAGCAGGCGATGATTATGTAGATCAGTTCCTCTTTGATACCAAACAGGGATACTGCGATAACTTTTCCACGTCTATGGTTGTCATGTTGCGCTCGATTGATATTCCAGCACGTTGGGTAAAAGGTTTTGCTCCCGGAGAATTTGTCTTAAATGACGAAGGGGAGAAAGTTTATCAAATTACGAATAATGAGGCGCATTCATGGGTTGAAGCATATATGCCTGGTATTGGCTGGATGCCATACGAACCGACAATTGGATTTAGTAGCTTAACGGATATTGAATATGATATCGAGTTGAACCTTGATGATACACTAACACCGGAAGTGAAAAAGCCTGAACAACCAAAGAAAGAGCAGGCTGAAAAAACGGTTAAAGCAGATAGGAACTTCAAAAATAGTGAGATTTTCAAAACTATGGGTACTTGGATCCGGAATAATATGTGGATAATAGGTGTGATTGTGTTAATAGTCATTTTTGCCGGCTGGCGAATATTCGTTAGTAGGGTAAAGTGGCTGCCTAAAGTGCTAGTTTATGTCCATCGTACTAAACAAGAAGATTGGTTAACATTTACAAAGCGCTATAACAGTTTATTGAAACAACTGGATCGTTCTGGTTTGAAGCGGGCAACTGGTATGACATTATCTGATTATGCAACGAGTGTTGACAACTACTTCGGTGGAGAAAGAATGAAAATGCTTACAACTGCATATGAAAAGGGTTTTTACGGTGGAAATATAACTGAACACGAATGGGTAGTGTTGCGGGAAATATGGGAAGATTTAATCAATAGGTCTTCGGGTTGA
- the guaA gene encoding glutamine-hydrolyzing GMP synthase — MLKQDNILVLDLGSSENTTIARWIRDLGVYSEIHPHDITSQTIEGLKTVKGIILNGGENNIVDGEAIDVLDEIFALNIPVISVGHPSTKALKTFEQWPSEKETKALLKDFVFHTCKAEANWNMKNFIDDQVALIRKQVGDKKVLLALSGGVDSSVVAALLVKAIGKQLICVHVNHGLMRKNESEGVVQMFEKDLGDNLVYVDASERFLGKLKGVDEPEEKRKIIGNEFIRVFEEEARKLEGIDFLAQGTIYPDIVESGTKTHKVVKSHHNVGGLPEDLQFELVEPLFQLFKDEVRACGVELGLPHDMVYRQPFPGPGLGVRVLGEIEPHRLEAVRESDAILREEFALAGLDQKVWQYFTIIPNFKSVGVRNNERTYEYPIIIRAVNTVDAMTATVEQIDWPILLKITDRIINEVKNVNRVCYDLSPKPGGTIEWE, encoded by the coding sequence ATCTTGAAGCAGGACAATATTTTAGTATTGGATTTAGGTAGTAGTGAGAATACGACAATAGCCCGTTGGATTCGTGATTTAGGTGTATATAGTGAGATTCACCCTCATGATATTACATCACAAACGATTGAAGGTTTAAAAACGGTAAAAGGGATTATTTTAAATGGTGGTGAAAATAATATCGTTGATGGTGAAGCGATTGACGTATTAGATGAAATATTCGCTTTAAACATTCCGGTAATTAGTGTGGGTCATCCTTCTACGAAAGCACTTAAAACATTCGAGCAATGGCCAAGTGAAAAGGAAACGAAAGCACTTTTAAAAGATTTCGTGTTCCATACATGTAAGGCAGAAGCTAACTGGAATATGAAAAATTTCATTGATGATCAAGTTGCTTTAATCCGTAAACAGGTAGGCGATAAGAAAGTATTATTGGCTCTTTCAGGTGGTGTAGATTCTTCTGTTGTTGCGGCATTATTAGTTAAGGCAATCGGCAAGCAATTAATTTGTGTGCACGTAAACCATGGTTTAATGCGTAAAAACGAGTCTGAGGGCGTTGTTCAAATGTTCGAAAAAGACTTGGGGGATAACCTTGTTTACGTGGATGCAAGCGAGCGTTTCTTAGGTAAACTAAAAGGGGTAGACGAGCCAGAAGAGAAGCGTAAAATTATCGGCAATGAATTTATTCGCGTATTTGAAGAAGAAGCGCGTAAACTTGAAGGAATTGACTTTTTAGCACAAGGAACAATATATCCAGATATCGTAGAATCTGGTACAAAAACGCATAAAGTTGTGAAGTCACACCATAATGTTGGAGGACTTCCAGAAGACTTGCAATTTGAATTAGTGGAGCCGTTATTCCAACTATTCAAAGATGAAGTACGTGCGTGTGGTGTTGAGTTAGGTCTTCCGCACGATATGGTATACCGCCAACCATTCCCAGGACCTGGTCTAGGTGTGCGCGTTTTAGGTGAAATTGAGCCTCATCGTCTTGAAGCGGTACGCGAATCAGATGCTATTTTACGCGAAGAATTTGCACTCGCAGGATTGGATCAGAAAGTTTGGCAATACTTTACAATCATTCCGAACTTCAAGTCTGTCGGTGTACGCAACAACGAGCGTACGTATGAATACCCAATCATTATTCGTGCCGTCAACACAGTAGATGCGATGACAGCGACAGTGGAACAAATCGACTGGCCAATTCTTCTGAAAATCACTGACCGGATCATTAACGAAGTGAAAAATGTAAACCGCGTATGCTATGACCTGTCTCCAAAGCCAGGCGGCACAATCGAGTGGGAATAA
- a CDS encoding NCS2 family permease, whose amino-acid sequence MKKYFEFDKLGTNYRREVIGGLTTFLAMAYILIVNPLMLSLDGITGIPDEMRMDKGAVFVATALAAAVGSLFMGLIARYPIGLAPGMGLNAFFAFSVVLGMGIPWQTALTGVLFSGLIFIVLSLSGLRETIINAIPTQLKYAVGAGIGLFITFLGFQNANIIVADPNTLVTLGDLTKGPTLLAIFGLVITVIMMVRKINGAIFYGMITTTIVGMIFGLINMPDKIVSSVPSVAPTFGAAFEAIFQDPTSLFTAQFLVIVITFLFVDFFDTAGTLVAVANQAGLMKDDKLPRAGKALLADSMATVTGAVFGTSTTTSYIESTAGVAAGARTGFASIVTGVLFLLALFFSPLLFVITSEVTAPALIIVGVLMASSLGNIEWKRFEIAVPAFFTIIAMPLSYSIATGIAIGFIFYPITMIVSGRRKEVHPIMYGLWIIFVLYFMFIK is encoded by the coding sequence ATGAAAAAGTATTTTGAGTTCGATAAGCTCGGAACAAATTATCGCCGAGAAGTTATCGGTGGTCTGACAACGTTTCTTGCAATGGCATATATTCTTATTGTCAATCCGTTAATGTTGTCGCTTGATGGCATAACGGGCATTCCGGACGAAATGCGTATGGACAAAGGCGCTGTATTTGTCGCAACAGCATTGGCCGCAGCAGTAGGTTCTTTATTTATGGGACTTATCGCGAGATATCCAATTGGACTTGCGCCGGGTATGGGATTAAATGCATTCTTCGCATTCAGTGTAGTATTGGGTATGGGGATTCCTTGGCAAACAGCATTAACGGGTGTACTTTTTTCAGGTCTCATATTCATTGTATTATCACTTTCTGGTCTCCGCGAAACGATTATTAATGCAATACCTACACAACTTAAGTATGCAGTTGGTGCCGGTATAGGTCTTTTCATTACATTCCTTGGATTTCAAAATGCCAACATTATTGTTGCTGACCCTAACACGCTTGTAACTTTGGGTGATTTAACGAAGGGGCCGACATTGCTGGCGATTTTTGGTCTTGTTATTACAGTAATTATGATGGTTCGAAAGATTAACGGTGCTATATTTTACGGAATGATAACGACTACTATAGTAGGAATGATTTTCGGGCTGATTAATATGCCTGATAAAATCGTTTCTAGTGTACCGAGTGTGGCTCCGACGTTCGGAGCTGCATTCGAAGCGATATTCCAAGATCCGACTTCGTTATTTACAGCTCAATTTCTTGTGATTGTTATCACATTCCTATTCGTAGATTTCTTTGATACAGCGGGAACGCTTGTCGCAGTTGCGAATCAGGCAGGTCTCATGAAAGATGATAAGTTGCCAAGAGCGGGGAAGGCACTTCTCGCGGACTCAATGGCAACCGTAACGGGTGCAGTTTTTGGAACGTCGACTACAACTTCTTACATCGAGTCAACTGCCGGAGTAGCGGCGGGGGCAAGAACAGGGTTTGCTTCTATTGTAACTGGTGTTCTATTTCTTCTTGCGCTGTTCTTTTCACCGCTACTGTTTGTCATTACGTCGGAAGTAACTGCACCAGCATTAATTATTGTAGGTGTGTTAATGGCATCTTCGTTAGGGAATATTGAATGGAAACGCTTTGAAATTGCAGTGCCGGCATTCTTTACGATTATTGCAATGCCACTTAGTTATAGTATCGCAACAGGAATTGCGATTGGTTTCATCTTCTATCCAATTACGATGATTGTAAGTGGACGCAGAAAAGAAGTTCATCCAATTATGTATGGGTTATGGATTATTTTCGTCTTGTACTTTATGTTTATAAAATAA